The following are encoded together in the Leptolyngbya sp. FACHB-261 genome:
- a CDS encoding lipopolysaccharide biosynthesis protein yields the protein MISAQGIIAQIKRKLSDKFIQNLGWLGGSQLVVRFFRLATTVVLARLLSPTDYGLAALVLTTNEFVNVFTRSGVVTKLIQAREEELEPLCETAYWFNWILFSFLFIVQCLIAYPVSLSYQHNTLILPICLMGMVYLILPLGIVQCALIQRESRLKIVAICNTLQLSSDCVLTVIFAFLDMGMWAVILPKVLVAPIWVAFYYFNHSWRPKGRFTLKHWRSIFDYSRSILGIELLTTLRNNVDYLLVGRFLGVQALGIYYFAFNAGLGISLSVITACSSALFPYLCAVNTDLAQLKSRFFSGLRTIALITVPLILIQSSLAPWYVPIVFSQKWTEAGAIPVLILICLSALPRPFADAASQLTCAVGKPQINLQWNLIFTIMFVIAIGISTQWGILGVATAVLLAHITILPIFTVWVGRYVFDSHPGSYLKPEH from the coding sequence ATGATTAGTGCTCAGGGAATCATTGCTCAAATCAAGAGAAAGCTGTCTGACAAATTCATCCAGAATCTAGGCTGGCTAGGAGGTTCACAGCTAGTTGTTCGCTTTTTTCGGTTAGCGACTACCGTTGTTCTAGCCCGTCTACTCAGCCCCACCGATTATGGGTTAGCGGCTCTAGTCCTGACCACTAACGAGTTTGTCAATGTATTCACTCGCAGTGGGGTTGTAACAAAGTTAATTCAGGCGCGGGAGGAGGAGCTAGAGCCGCTTTGCGAAACTGCTTACTGGTTTAACTGGATATTGTTCAGTTTTCTCTTTATTGTCCAATGCTTGATAGCTTATCCGGTAAGTTTGTCCTACCAGCACAACACGCTAATTCTACCCATTTGTCTGATGGGCATGGTTTACCTGATCCTACCATTGGGGATAGTTCAATGTGCCCTAATTCAACGAGAGAGCCGTCTAAAAATTGTAGCCATATGTAACACCTTGCAGCTCTCATCTGATTGTGTCTTAACAGTTATCTTCGCCTTTCTCGACATGGGAATGTGGGCAGTTATCTTGCCAAAGGTTCTAGTCGCGCCGATTTGGGTTGCTTTCTATTACTTCAATCATTCATGGCGACCGAAGGGTAGATTTACGCTAAAACACTGGCGGAGCATTTTTGACTATAGTCGAAGCATTTTAGGAATCGAGTTGCTGACCACCTTAAGGAATAACGTTGACTACCTGCTGGTTGGTCGTTTTTTAGGGGTCCAAGCATTAGGAATTTACTATTTTGCCTTTAACGCTGGTTTAGGCATCAGTTTAAGTGTGATCACGGCCTGTAGCTCAGCATTATTTCCATATCTTTGTGCCGTCAACACTGACCTAGCACAACTAAAGTCGCGTTTTTTTAGTGGACTGAGGACTATTGCGTTGATCACAGTACCTCTAATCTTGATTCAATCAAGCTTAGCTCCTTGGTACGTTCCGATTGTCTTCAGTCAGAAGTGGACAGAGGCTGGGGCTATTCCTGTCCTAATTCTTATCTGTTTATCTGCTTTGCCTCGTCCCTTCGCAGATGCTGCTTCTCAACTAACCTGTGCAGTGGGTAAACCCCAAATCAATCTGCAATGGAACCTAATTTTCACGATCATGTTTGTGATCGCTATAGGCATCAGCACACAGTGGGGAATCTTAGGGGTTGCAACCGCAGTCTTGCTCGCTCACATCACCATTCTGCCCATTTTTACTGTGTGGGTAGGACGATATGTCTTTGATTCCCACCCAGGTTCCTACCTCAAACCAGAACACTGA
- a CDS encoding multiprotein-bridging factor 1 family protein, with the protein MDQWNESLKTLVRLGWTIEFDEKYPESLRPDGQARKPKGYINILLESKLTVRPPEPIPELLDCRKPGKLSNRPIYKAQLPPASTKPITGQEIRDARKSRGWSQARLAGTLGVSQQLISHLEFGRRELTPEIEVSLRKVLKL; encoded by the coding sequence TTGGACCAGTGGAATGAATCACTGAAAACTCTCGTAAGGCTGGGCTGGACAATTGAATTCGACGAGAAATATCCTGAGTCGCTTAGGCCTGATGGTCAGGCGCGTAAGCCCAAAGGGTATATCAACATTCTGCTTGAAAGTAAGCTTACAGTTCGACCACCTGAACCAATTCCAGAATTATTGGATTGTAGGAAGCCTGGTAAGTTGAGCAATCGCCCCATCTATAAAGCTCAACTGCCTCCAGCCTCCACGAAGCCTATTACAGGCCAAGAAATCCGCGATGCCCGCAAAAGCAGGGGTTGGAGTCAAGCAAGGCTAGCTGGAACTCTAGGTGTCTCCCAACAGCTTATCTCCCACCTTGAGTTTGGCCGACGAGAACTCACGCCTGAAATAGAAGTGAGCCTCAGAAAGGTCCTCAAGCTGTGA
- a CDS encoding glycosyltransferase family 4 protein — MKPKILHLLGDDKMGGVKSTVENLKNSRLAEQFEFSTSPIETARAAISNLKPDLILCHQACNWKGLVDLLLVRLLHRRTKIVIYEHHYSAGFERFNVPSVARFRLMLKLSHALAHRVVAISQAQQKWLNANNLVAQKKLDLIQPCCNLDNFLQLSPKPSNQLLTLATYGRFCTQKGFDILLDAMRLIPQAPIRLRIAGTGPDEAKLKKAAQGLDNVQFVGRIDDVAQFLQSCDAVIVPSRWEPWGIVCLEAKAASKALIVADVDGLSEQIQDCGLAVPSLDSQELAQAIASLLSQNLEAWGEAGRKSVKHAWEKYLEQWENLFWRVIGF; from the coding sequence ATGAAACCTAAAATTCTTCATCTACTGGGTGATGACAAAATGGGGGGGGTCAAGTCAACCGTGGAAAACCTCAAGAATTCTCGCCTAGCCGAGCAATTCGAGTTTTCAACCTCCCCCATCGAAACTGCTAGAGCAGCCATTAGCAACTTAAAGCCAGACTTGATTCTTTGCCATCAAGCTTGCAACTGGAAAGGTTTAGTAGATCTGTTGCTTGTCAGATTGCTGCACAGACGCACTAAAATCGTCATCTACGAACACCATTACTCAGCAGGATTTGAGCGATTCAACGTGCCGTCAGTGGCTCGGTTTCGCTTAATGCTCAAGCTCTCTCATGCTCTAGCCCATCGTGTCGTTGCAATTTCTCAAGCACAGCAAAAGTGGCTGAACGCAAACAATCTAGTTGCTCAAAAGAAGCTCGATTTGATTCAGCCCTGTTGCAATCTAGACAATTTCTTGCAACTATCACCCAAACCGAGTAATCAGCTGCTCACCCTGGCAACCTACGGAAGGTTTTGCACTCAGAAGGGGTTTGATATTCTACTGGATGCAATGCGTTTAATTCCGCAAGCGCCTATAAGGCTTCGTATTGCAGGTACAGGACCAGATGAGGCGAAACTTAAGAAGGCAGCTCAAGGCCTAGACAATGTCCAATTTGTGGGACGGATAGACGATGTAGCTCAATTTCTACAAAGCTGTGACGCAGTCATCGTTCCTTCGCGTTGGGAACCTTGGGGAATCGTTTGTTTAGAAGCTAAAGCCGCCAGTAAAGCTTTAATTGTTGCTGATGTTGATGGTTTAAGCGAGCAGATCCAGGATTGTGGCCTTGCAGTGCCTTCCCTAGATTCTCAGGAATTAGCTCAAGCGATTGCATCTTTGCTTAGCCAAAATCTAGAAGCATGGGGAGAAGCGGGTAGAAAATCTGTAAAGCATGCTTGGGAGAAGTATCTGGAGCAATGGGAAAACTTGTTTTGGAGAGTAATCGGTTTCTAA
- a CDS encoding helix-turn-helix domain-containing protein produces the protein MAGVYKLEIQESEDELKQLLRKQKTASNKERIHLLYLLKSKRAKTVQEAASILGRHRATVQEWLKHHREEGIEELLKSRPRSGRPRAIPPWAVAALQRRLEEPQGFDRHQATCDWLESQLGIAAEYKTVYQLVIIACKLPPRCHAL, from the coding sequence ATGGCAGGAGTCTACAAACTGGAGATTCAAGAGAGTGAGGATGAACTCAAGCAGTTGCTGAGAAAGCAGAAAACAGCGTCGAACAAAGAACGCATTCATTTGCTGTATCTACTCAAAAGCAAGCGGGCTAAAACGGTGCAAGAAGCAGCTTCGATTTTAGGCCGACATCGAGCAACAGTGCAGGAATGGCTCAAACATCACCGGGAAGAAGGCATTGAGGAATTGCTCAAAAGCAGGCCTCGCTCCGGTCGTCCCCGAGCGATTCCACCTTGGGCAGTCGCAGCCCTGCAAAGACGATTAGAAGAGCCGCAAGGCTTTGATAGGCATCAAGCAACTTGCGATTGGTTGGAAAGCCAGTTAGGGATTGCAGCAGAGTATAAGACGGTGTATCAACTGGTCATTATCGCTTGCAAGCTTCCCCCAAGGTGCCACGCCCTGTAA
- a CDS encoding STAS domain-containing protein: MPPIATNSIVKVVRPSDSLNGNKINSFLKEVSEAISTETKAVLINLQDVIFMDSSGLGAIVSAFKTVCSVGVRFAICSINDQVKMLFELTGMDQVFDIFADQDEFVSKVLLS, translated from the coding sequence ATGCCCCCCATCGCTACGAACTCCATTGTTAAAGTCGTGCGCCCTTCTGACTCATTGAATGGCAATAAAATTAATTCCTTTCTTAAAGAAGTCAGTGAGGCTATTTCAACCGAAACCAAAGCTGTTCTAATTAATCTACAGGACGTGATATTTATGGATAGCTCTGGTTTAGGAGCAATCGTCTCAGCTTTCAAAACGGTTTGCTCAGTTGGGGTTAGGTTCGCCATCTGCTCTATAAATGATCAAGTCAAGATGCTATTTGAACTGACAGGCATGGATCAGGTTTTTGACATCTTTGCTGATCAGGATGAGTTTGTCAGCAAAGTTCTGCTGTCATAA
- a CDS encoding glycosyltransferase family 2 protein, translating into MIKTTPKVSVVVPVYKVERYIAATIQSVLAQTYSDFELIIVDDESPDHSIEICQQFTDPRIRIVYQKNRGLAGARNTGIRHAQGQYLALLDSDDLWLPQKLERHIGHLESAPTVGVSFSRSAFIDETGEPLGTYQMPKLSGITPEYLLCRNPIGNGSAPVLRREVLDAIRFQDDLYGTTEDFYFDDRFRQSEDIECWIRIAIQTQWQIEGIPEALTLYRVNSEGLSANLLKQFESWEQVINKTRTYAPDVIARWGNVARAYQLRYLARRAVRSGSGAMAVKLVHRAITTHWRVLFEEPRRTLLTVIAAYMLLLLPKQLYVQLETVALKRTGASQRRHIHQSQLGQSL; encoded by the coding sequence ATGATTAAAACAACGCCAAAAGTTTCTGTAGTCGTCCCTGTTTACAAAGTAGAACGCTACATTGCAGCAACCATTCAATCAGTTTTAGCGCAGACTTATTCAGACTTTGAGTTGATCATCGTAGATGACGAGTCCCCCGATCATAGTATTGAGATTTGCCAGCAATTTACAGACCCTCGAATTCGTATTGTTTATCAAAAGAACAGAGGTTTAGCAGGTGCTAGAAATACTGGCATTCGCCATGCACAGGGGCAGTACTTGGCTTTATTGGACTCTGACGATCTCTGGTTACCTCAAAAGCTAGAACGACACATTGGTCACCTAGAAAGTGCACCTACTGTCGGGGTTAGTTTTAGCCGCTCTGCTTTCATAGATGAAACCGGAGAACCACTGGGCACCTACCAGATGCCTAAGTTATCTGGAATTACGCCTGAGTATCTATTGTGCCGAAACCCAATCGGCAATGGTTCAGCACCTGTGTTGCGCCGGGAAGTTCTTGACGCGATTCGGTTCCAGGATGATCTTTACGGCACTACTGAAGATTTTTATTTCGATGACCGTTTCCGTCAATCAGAGGATATTGAATGTTGGATTCGTATTGCCATTCAAACACAATGGCAAATTGAAGGTATTCCTGAAGCCCTGACATTGTACCGAGTAAATTCAGAAGGGTTGTCAGCTAACTTGCTTAAGCAGTTTGAATCTTGGGAGCAGGTAATTAATAAGACCCGTACCTACGCACCAGATGTGATTGCTCGTTGGGGCAATGTAGCAAGAGCTTACCAGCTTCGCTATTTAGCGCGTCGTGCTGTGCGCTCGGGGTCAGGGGCAATGGCTGTGAAACTTGTGCATCGCGCCATCACAACTCACTGGCGTGTTTTGTTCGAAGAACCACGCCGAACTCTTCTGACTGTCATTGCGGCTTATATGCTGTTGCTCCTGCCTAAGCAACTCTATGTACAGCTAGAGACTGTTGCCTTAAAAAGAACAGGCGCAAGCCAAAGACGACATATTCACCAAAGCCAACTGGGACAAAGCCTCTAA
- a CDS encoding site-specific integrase produces the protein MGRFKEHLKAQGLASTSVNRALAAIKSFFS, from the coding sequence GTGGGTCGGTTCAAGGAGCATCTTAAGGCTCAAGGTCTAGCCTCAACCTCCGTCAACCGAGCGCTAGCCGCGATCAAGAGCTTCTTCAGTTAG
- a CDS encoding type II toxin-antitoxin system PemK/MazF family toxin yields MGREQAGFRPALVLSHAAYNRKARLMLACPITNQQKGYPFEVVLPLGMRTTGCILADHLKFLDWHEWGVKFPEEAPSAVVSEVLARIKPLIF; encoded by the coding sequence GTGGGGCGGGAGCAAGCAGGCTTTCGTCCTGCCCTCGTCTTATCCCATGCTGCCTACAACAGGAAGGCTCGCTTGATGTTGGCCTGCCCAATCACAAATCAGCAGAAGGGCTATCCCTTTGAGGTTGTTCTTCCTTTGGGCATGAGGACGACAGGCTGTATCTTGGCTGATCACCTCAAGTTTCTGGACTGGCACGAATGGGGTGTAAAATTCCCTGAGGAAGCTCCGAGTGCGGTGGTTTCAGAGGTCTTGGCTAGGATCAAGCCCCTGATTTTCTAA
- a CDS encoding sugar transferase, whose protein sequence is MILVTVGTEQYPFNALMDWVNLLIRNGFIDQNEEVVVQYGCSTKLPDQVKVFKLLPESAFKTLVDQARLIIAHCGEGTALLLEASGKPYVLVPRTQRFGEHVDDHQLELADALEQQGVSIARSPASLTKFLTATESTDLKLPQADLCKQLSEYYGDSTDKKIMLVCSSGGHFKEMQQLKPFRQQFQSSCWVTFRAETTKNELQDEPGRVYWAHSPTNRNLPNLVRNLFLAFKVLQREQPNLVLSTGAGVAVPFLLLAKLLCRSQVIFVESRTRIKQLSLSARILRAFAVLDQLFVHSPELAKRYPKVQCARSTEVDSVIRQDSASKSETTVFQHQGTTVLSTPARLTTVEVLQFRAVLKGLDQSFSQKIVLDMSATKFIDSTGLGALVACLKLAQAGKHELVLWSVIPEVRATLVMVGIDRAFNIEEAAATARTYRDKDLKRQLRQDPQLKLHPSVNHPIKRSIDIVGAVVGLSIMAILLIPISIAIQLDDPGPIFFSQVRCGLMSKRFRIWKFRSMVANAEALKSQIANQANGNFFKNDKDPRITRVGRFLRKTSLDEFPQFWNVLLGDMSLVGTRPPTAEELNHYDAPEWARLDVKPGITGEWQVNGRSKIRNFEDVIKLDLKYQKNWSLKRDLSLLLKTVTVLFSKDSGAI, encoded by the coding sequence ATGATTCTAGTTACAGTAGGAACAGAACAGTACCCCTTCAACGCTTTGATGGACTGGGTGAATCTGCTAATTCGCAATGGTTTTATCGATCAGAATGAGGAAGTAGTCGTACAATACGGTTGCTCAACCAAGCTTCCAGATCAGGTCAAGGTTTTTAAGTTACTTCCAGAATCTGCCTTCAAAACTCTAGTTGATCAGGCGCGTCTAATTATTGCTCATTGCGGTGAAGGTACGGCCCTTCTGTTGGAGGCTTCCGGTAAGCCCTATGTACTCGTTCCTAGAACTCAGCGCTTTGGGGAGCATGTCGATGACCATCAGTTGGAATTGGCTGATGCTCTAGAGCAGCAAGGTGTTTCTATTGCAAGATCTCCTGCATCTCTAACGAAGTTCCTGACAGCAACAGAATCTACAGATCTGAAACTGCCTCAGGCTGACCTCTGCAAGCAGCTAAGTGAGTACTACGGAGATAGCACTGACAAAAAGATCATGTTGGTCTGTTCTTCCGGTGGTCATTTCAAGGAAATGCAACAACTAAAACCTTTCCGGCAGCAGTTTCAAAGCTCTTGCTGGGTTACATTTCGGGCAGAAACCACCAAAAACGAACTCCAAGATGAGCCAGGACGGGTGTACTGGGCTCATAGCCCTACCAATCGCAACCTCCCTAATCTAGTTCGCAACTTGTTCCTTGCATTCAAGGTCTTGCAGCGTGAGCAACCTAATTTAGTACTTTCAACAGGGGCAGGAGTAGCAGTTCCTTTTCTACTTCTGGCCAAACTTTTATGTAGAAGTCAGGTGATCTTTGTAGAATCGCGAACTCGAATCAAGCAGCTCAGTTTGTCTGCTCGGATTTTGAGAGCATTTGCAGTTTTAGATCAACTTTTCGTGCATAGCCCAGAGCTAGCAAAGCGCTATCCTAAAGTTCAATGTGCGCGATCAACAGAGGTAGATTCTGTTATTCGGCAGGATTCTGCTTCGAAATCCGAAACAACAGTCTTTCAACATCAGGGAACTACAGTTCTTAGTACCCCTGCACGCTTAACTACAGTTGAAGTACTGCAGTTTCGAGCAGTTTTAAAAGGCCTGGACCAGAGCTTTTCTCAAAAAATTGTTCTGGACATGAGTGCAACTAAGTTTATCGATAGCACTGGCTTGGGAGCTCTGGTCGCCTGCTTGAAATTGGCTCAAGCAGGTAAACATGAACTGGTGCTTTGGAGCGTCATTCCAGAAGTTAGAGCAACCCTAGTAATGGTAGGCATAGATCGCGCTTTTAACATTGAGGAAGCTGCCGCAACAGCCCGAACCTACCGTGACAAAGACCTAAAACGTCAGCTCAGGCAAGATCCGCAACTTAAGCTTCACCCCTCGGTCAATCATCCAATCAAACGGTCTATCGATATTGTTGGTGCAGTTGTTGGTCTTTCCATTATGGCAATTCTGTTAATTCCCATTAGTATTGCCATTCAATTGGATGACCCTGGCCCAATCTTCTTTAGCCAGGTTCGCTGTGGATTGATGAGTAAGCGCTTCCGCATCTGGAAATTCCGCTCAATGGTTGCTAATGCAGAAGCCCTAAAGAGCCAAATTGCTAACCAGGCTAACGGCAATTTTTTCAAGAACGATAAAGACCCGCGAATAACTCGGGTGGGTCGTTTTCTGCGCAAAACTAGTTTGGATGAATTTCCACAGTTTTGGAATGTGCTCCTGGGGGATATGAGCTTAGTCGGTACCCGTCCCCCTACAGCAGAAGAACTTAATCATTACGATGCTCCAGAGTGGGCGCGCCTAGATGTCAAGCCTGGAATTACAGGTGAGTGGCAAGTCAATGGCCGCTCTAAGATACGTAACTTCGAAGACGTGATCAAGCTAGACCTGAAGTACCAAAAAAACTGGAGTTTGAAGCGTGACTTATCTCTTCTGTTAAAAACTGTCACGGTCCTGTTTAGCAAAGATAGTGGCGCCATTTAA
- a CDS encoding O-antigen ligase domain-containing protein — MDTRNDLSPCNFEERLVWHAITGTYGLYVVGGLYIAAPAIAWILLFYLCRKLWQQTDLTPAADRIYIPWGVWIWVSAMLVMEVALIMGHLDFGLGVPAIIKSTIGWAKGWALMAIFPLIGCLKIRPQLIYRATCIVCFQTLLLFPLFLLAYVLHLPQTPYVSPTSLVGGPGPEFFALNLYEIDPEGGRVRWRLFTPWAPALGFVANVYFVFALQEKVKKWRWAGIIASVLMCVVSQSRLALVTLAVVPIFSRILANLTRPGMLFTLGFTSTLTGIFTPALLQAYHDFLDAFKAARAGSSRVRATLGSIAVQRWQDEAPIWGHGVVERGPHLVEYMPIGSHHSWFGLLFVKGLVGFLALAVPLLLSFVDLLLKAQNSVIAQTGLSILLILFLYALGENLEILAYLYWPGLVLLGIAFNQSYRLQPISPSLCHET, encoded by the coding sequence ATGGACACGCGAAACGATTTATCGCCGTGTAACTTTGAAGAACGTCTAGTTTGGCATGCTATTACTGGTACTTATGGCCTTTATGTAGTGGGAGGGCTCTATATTGCAGCTCCAGCAATTGCCTGGATACTGCTTTTCTACTTATGCAGAAAACTCTGGCAGCAAACTGACTTAACCCCTGCTGCTGATAGGATTTACATTCCCTGGGGAGTTTGGATTTGGGTAAGTGCCATGTTGGTGATGGAAGTTGCCTTAATCATGGGGCATCTTGATTTTGGCTTAGGGGTTCCAGCCATTATCAAGTCAACTATCGGTTGGGCTAAGGGCTGGGCTCTTATGGCAATATTCCCATTAATCGGCTGCCTAAAAATTCGTCCTCAGCTCATTTATCGAGCTACTTGTATTGTCTGCTTTCAAACTTTGCTGCTTTTCCCCCTCTTTTTATTGGCTTACGTTTTACATCTACCACAGACTCCCTACGTCTCCCCAACAAGCCTAGTCGGTGGTCCAGGTCCAGAATTCTTTGCGCTGAATCTTTATGAAATCGATCCTGAAGGAGGCAGAGTTAGGTGGCGTTTGTTTACGCCTTGGGCTCCAGCTTTAGGGTTTGTGGCAAATGTCTACTTTGTATTTGCGCTTCAGGAAAAAGTAAAAAAGTGGCGCTGGGCTGGCATCATCGCTAGCGTTTTGATGTGTGTTGTCTCTCAGTCCAGATTGGCTCTGGTCACCTTAGCAGTTGTTCCTATATTTAGTCGGATTCTTGCTAACCTGACTCGCCCCGGTATGTTGTTTACTTTGGGTTTTACATCGACCTTGACAGGCATTTTTACTCCTGCACTCTTACAGGCATACCACGACTTCTTAGATGCTTTTAAGGCAGCACGGGCTGGTTCTTCTCGGGTTCGTGCAACTTTGGGAAGTATTGCTGTTCAACGTTGGCAGGACGAAGCGCCCATTTGGGGACATGGCGTTGTTGAACGGGGACCACACTTGGTTGAGTACATGCCCATTGGCTCACACCATAGCTGGTTTGGCCTACTGTTTGTGAAGGGCTTAGTTGGTTTCTTGGCTCTAGCGGTCCCCCTGCTTTTGAGTTTTGTAGATCTGCTTCTCAAAGCTCAGAATAGCGTAATCGCTCAGACAGGCTTGAGTATATTGCTAATCCTATTTCTCTATGCTTTAGGTGAGAACCTAGAGATCTTGGCCTATCTATACTGGCCTGGCTTAGTCTTACTAGGGATTGCCTTTAATCAAAGCTATCGTCTTCAGCCTATTTCACCTAGCCTTTGCCATGAAACCTAA
- a CDS encoding polysaccharide biosynthesis/export family protein: MPLKLPPKTLFVQCVILASAVTVSVLAASAPSAALTLSPGDRVRIIIPEGDEFAGNYVVNSDGALEFPFLGSLPVETLEPTAAAEKISQALVSGGYFRQDFINVSLQVLSWAPIEVTVQGATFQPGRVQINDRRPNEERQDNNQAPGVATPERYLTVALRAAGGVRPDADVANIRVIRGTAERTIDLSGVFSGQPVEDIPLVAGDQIIVSSTQKINNNLVRPSEITPPGIRVYLSNLSIPAPGNGQSANSVENGGFAYGARLSQAVIAANCVGGTGATNARRHAVLVRTNILTGKTETLNRPVEKLVRDSGDENNPFLMPGDGVACYDSRVTGLRDVFRTIGDIFSPFGLILNLFK, encoded by the coding sequence ATGCCCCTCAAATTGCCCCCCAAAACACTTTTTGTCCAGTGCGTCATCCTAGCATCCGCGGTCACTGTATCAGTTCTAGCCGCATCAGCCCCTAGTGCTGCGCTCACTCTTTCACCCGGTGACCGGGTCAGAATTATTATTCCTGAAGGAGACGAGTTCGCTGGAAATTACGTCGTTAACTCTGATGGAGCGTTAGAGTTCCCGTTTCTGGGTTCTTTGCCGGTAGAAACGCTAGAGCCCACAGCAGCAGCAGAAAAGATTTCTCAGGCCCTCGTTTCAGGCGGCTATTTCCGGCAAGATTTCATCAACGTTAGCCTACAGGTTTTGTCTTGGGCTCCTATTGAAGTCACAGTGCAAGGGGCAACTTTTCAACCTGGTCGCGTTCAGATTAACGACCGACGCCCGAACGAAGAGCGCCAGGACAATAATCAAGCTCCAGGTGTGGCCACACCTGAGCGTTACCTCACTGTTGCGCTAAGGGCAGCCGGTGGTGTCAGGCCTGATGCAGATGTGGCTAATATTCGTGTCATCCGGGGAACAGCAGAGAGGACAATAGATTTATCGGGTGTATTTAGTGGTCAGCCAGTTGAAGATATTCCCCTGGTAGCCGGGGATCAAATTATTGTCTCCTCAACTCAAAAAATTAACAACAATCTCGTCCGCCCCTCAGAGATTACCCCACCAGGAATCCGTGTTTATCTATCCAATCTATCTATTCCAGCCCCTGGTAATGGACAATCTGCTAACTCTGTAGAAAATGGAGGTTTCGCTTATGGAGCAAGGCTATCTCAAGCCGTGATCGCTGCAAACTGTGTTGGTGGTACAGGCGCGACCAATGCTCGCCGTCACGCCGTTCTAGTAAGAACTAACATCTTAACTGGTAAAACTGAAACCTTAAACCGCCCAGTTGAGAAGTTGGTCCGAGACTCAGGCGACGAGAATAACCCCTTTCTCATGCCGGGAGATGGCGTAGCCTGCTATGACTCCAGAGTTACAGGCCTAAGGGATGTATTCCGAACCATTGGCGATATTTTTTCTCCGTTTGGCCTCATACTCAATCTCTTCAAATGA
- a CDS encoding ATP-grasp domain-containing protein, with amino-acid sequence MHVLVFSVDRERLGIARLPKALQQVGFKVGVLCHPLSFLAKTGHVDQRFLLSSTKSGRQLLRSLVQAIHEWHPVIIIPGDEIAVCFLHYLVRLGIENPSFILAEALTVIQRSLGNAKLFEATVLKHHTQLVAQELGLQTPMQKVVRSLDEALEFASKYNYPVVLKKDFSWSGAGVKVCDSQDELLQSLPAFLPRKKSRFRKSVSRLLNRSWLLSDNTLSVQQFIGGKAAMYSAVAVSGEILTGFAAAKECTSPTPNGPSSVVRFIEHPEMAATASALIAHFEYTGFAGFDFMLSEEGHAYFIECNPRPIPVSHLGSSVGRDLCAALYAKLSGGAYTQAPTLQGNALAALFPQEWYRDVQSPHLEKAYHDVPWDDPALFKACIG; translated from the coding sequence GTGCATGTATTAGTTTTCTCTGTTGACCGCGAGCGGCTTGGCATTGCTAGACTACCTAAAGCTTTACAGCAGGTGGGTTTCAAGGTAGGTGTTTTGTGCCATCCATTGAGTTTTCTGGCGAAAACGGGTCATGTAGATCAACGATTTCTATTGAGCTCAACCAAGTCGGGTAGGCAATTACTCAGGTCTTTGGTTCAGGCAATTCATGAGTGGCATCCAGTCATTATCATCCCTGGAGATGAAATTGCTGTTTGCTTTTTGCACTACCTTGTACGTCTGGGAATAGAAAATCCTAGTTTCATCCTAGCCGAAGCGCTAACGGTTATTCAGCGCTCATTAGGTAATGCTAAGCTCTTTGAAGCCACTGTTCTCAAACATCATACTCAACTGGTTGCACAGGAACTGGGTCTGCAGACGCCAATGCAGAAAGTAGTTCGGAGCTTAGATGAGGCTTTAGAGTTCGCTAGCAAATACAACTATCCAGTTGTGCTTAAGAAGGATTTTAGCTGGTCAGGAGCGGGAGTAAAAGTTTGTGATAGTCAGGACGAGCTATTGCAAAGTCTGCCAGCATTTCTACCAAGGAAAAAGAGCAGGTTCAGAAAGTCCGTAAGTCGGCTGCTAAATAGAAGCTGGTTGCTATCTGACAACACGCTTAGTGTGCAGCAATTCATAGGAGGTAAGGCAGCTATGTATAGTGCAGTAGCTGTTTCGGGTGAGATTTTGACTGGTTTTGCTGCCGCTAAGGAATGCACCTCTCCAACGCCTAACGGGCCAAGCAGCGTTGTTCGTTTTATCGAACACCCAGAAATGGCTGCGACAGCCTCAGCTCTAATTGCTCACTTTGAGTACACAGGTTTCGCTGGATTTGACTTCATGCTTTCAGAGGAGGGGCATGCTTATTTCATAGAATGTAACCCTCGTCCCATACCTGTTTCTCATCTTGGCTCATCAGTTGGCAGGGATCTGTGCGCAGCACTTTACGCTAAATTGAGCGGCGGAGCTTACACCCAAGCTCCAACTCTTCAGGGCAATGCTCTGGCTGCTCTCTTTCCGCAGGAATGGTACCGCGACGTTCAAAGCCCCCATTTGGAAAAAGCCTATCATGATGTTCCTTGGGATGATCCTGCCTTATTCAAGGCCTGCATAGGGTAG